AATGGTTTCCCTGTCTACATCTCTGGGCAACGAATGGGTTCTATTTTTGCAGATATTCACACAATGATTTTGTCCAGGTCAGAAATGTCACAGGAGTACGTGATATGGTAACAATACCTTCATAGTTGTGTAATGAACGACATCAATAGCACAGAGGACTGATAAGAGAGAGGAAACTAGATCTGCCATTTGTAGAAATGAACACATGCTTTTCAGATGTTTGAATTTAATGAGAGCTTGTTCATATAGAGATATCCATACACAAGTCGAGCGTTCATTAACCAGGGATAACCTGGACCACAAATTAACCAAGCTGTTCTTTAAGAGTGAGACACAAATTCAACATTGAAAGAGTGAGAATTAACAAATAAATTAACAAATGTTGATTATAATAATCGCGCTTTGTCATCTAAACACCCATATGCCTTCTCTAACCCAAACACTCATGCCTCATTCCATGTGCTTGCCTCAATGACTCTAATTCTTCCtaccctttttttctctctctctctctccttcattcTTGTCCCTatccctcaccctccctctcttgcATCCTCCTTGCTcacttcatccctccctccactCTCATTTACTATTTCGACAGAATTTGAAAGCACCttgtgaaaggaaaaaaaatcttaggatattttaatgttaaaggaaCATGAAAGGAATATTCAGAACATTGAAGGGAAATGAGGATGAcgaaaggggaaagggaggggggagagagagagatttgctatGTAGACGCAGAAATGAATGTCCTTATCACCTCCTCATCATTATTTCTTTACTTACCTCTTCTCCTTCACATGTTGAACTTGTCATGCCCTGCATTCCAAATGTTGACAACAGAATTGTAAATTAAAATTGGTTTGGAATCTGATGAACCCAACTTGATAAAGATTATACTTCTTGTTGTAACTGATCAGCTTGCTGTGAATTTGTATTAATGTTATTTCCTGTGTGTGAATTTGTGTGTGGATGCATGTTGCGTGTTCGCATGACTGGCTGTGTGCAATTAATGACTGAGCCAGATGCttgctagtgtgtgtgtgtacacgttGTAAGTCACTGATCTGctttgtgtgtgcgcgcgtgcatttgtgtgtgtctaTGTTATGCATCACTGACCTGTCTGGCGTGCGTGTGCTGTATGTTGTGCATCACTGACCTGCCCGGCATGCGTATGCATGTACATTGTGTGTCACTGATCTGCtcggtgtgtatgtatgtgtgtacattGTGCATCACTGACctgcctggtgtgtgtgtgtgtgtgtgtgtgtgtgtgtgtgtgtgtgtgtgtgtgtgtgtgtgtgtgtgtgtgtgtgtgtgtgtgtgtgtgtgtgtgtgtgtacgttgTGCATCACTGACCTGCccggtgtgcatgtgtgtatattgTGCGTCACCAACCTGCCCAGCGTGCGTGTGCATGTACACTGTTCATCGCTCATCTGCCTGGCCTATGTGTGCGTCTATGTGGTATCACTAACTATAAGTGACTTTTTGCCCCATTGACAGAACAATGGAACAGTGCTTCCACATGTGCGACAGAATTGTCATCTACTTCTTCATAGCATCTTCCTATGCACCATGGTGAGTGTTCTTCATAACTTTTGTGCTTAGAACTTGGGGGACAGCGCAGATGCAACTTGTTGTTTAAAGTTGGGATGGATCGCAGTGATGGCCATTGCAGTTGATTAAATCTGTGGTTGAGGCCTTTTGCTTGCAACAAGAGAAAAGTAAAAATTTGCTTAACTGTACCAATCCTGGCAAATGGTAACACAGCAATCTCGGGTAAATTTGTGTGTGAGACAGGAGAGGTGAAATTCACATCTTTCCCCCTAGTTTTGAAATTCTCATTAACTCTGATGTTTCCCACAGATGTAAAAAATGCTCCTAAGAATTATGAATGAACCATAGAAgacaacagcacagaaatgggctcttcggcccttctagtctgtgctgatcgaTTATTCAGTCTAGTCTTAcagacctgcactcagtccatagccctccatacccctcccatccatgaacctgtacaaatttttcttaaaatatcaaaatttagcctgcattcaccacttcagctggcagctcgttccacacccctaccactttcagtgtgaagaaattcccctctctctctctctcccaccccagtaatgttccctttaaacttttcctcttttacttttaatccatgtcctctggtttgtatctcatctaccctcagtggaaaaatttaCTCTAtgtatacccatcataattttaaatacctctatcaaatcttccttcattcttctatgctccaggcaataaagtcctgacctgtttaactCGGCTCCTCAAGTCCCTGCAAcagtcttgtaaatcttctctgcactcgttcaatcttattcatatctttcctgtagttaggtgaccaaaactgcatacagatactccatatttggcctcaccattgttttatacaactttatcataacatccaagCTTCTattcttaatactttgatttatgtgtcaaaagctctcttaatGACTATCTAGcactgatgccactttcagagaattatgtacaggATATCTGTATAACcagattttcccccccaccccaccactgttctactacactcctgagtgccctaccatttaccttgtATGTCCTACCCTGGTTTATTGATCTgtggtgcaacacctcacacttgtctgcattaaattccatctgccattttttagtcCTGAAccttttgcaagctttgaaaaaacacctccaatctttgtcatctgtaaacttgctaatcagtttaccacattatcatccagatcattgatatagatgacaaacaacaatggacgcattgatcactgaggcacaccacaagtcacaggcctccagtcagagaagcaatcatccagtaCCACTCTCTGGCATTTTCCAcaaagccattgtcaaatccagtttattacCTCATCATAAATatcaagcatctgaaccttcctcactaacctccCATAAAGGACCATACAAGTCCATGTAGGCAAtacccacagcctttccttcatcaactttcctggtaacctcctcaaaaaactctatcagtttgattaaacatgacttaccatccacaaagccatgttgactttctcttcttaaccagatccccaatatccctcgaaaaccaagggtccctatgcctgttaactttgcctttaatcctgacaggaatatacaaatTTATTGCTCTtacaatttcacctttgaaagtcctcTACTTACCTTACACATCCTtccccaaaaacaatttatcccaatttatcctttctcatttccacaaaattagcctttctccaatttataatctcatcccgaggcccagacctatccttctccataattaacttgaaactaatggcattatgatcacgagacccaaaatgttacaaatacttctgtcacctggccTGTCTCGTTCCTTTAAAAGAAAATCCAGTATTGCGATCTCTCTTGtaggtacctctatatatttagaaaactttcctgaacacatttgacaaattccaagccacccagctcttttatagtatgggagtcACCCAGCCACCCAGCtcttttatagtatgggagtcACCCAGCCACCCAGCtcttttatagtatgggagtcacccagctcttttatagtatgggagtcACCCAGCCACCCAGCtcttttatagtatgggagtcccagtcaatatatggaaaattaaaatcccctactatcacatcCTTGTGTttgctgcagctgtctgctatctctcaacagatttgctcttccaattcttgttgactattgggcagtctataagacaaccccatgagtgtggtcatacccttcccattcctcagctccacccatatagcctcagtagacgagccttctggtctgtcctgcctgagcacagctgtgatatttttcctgataagcaatgccactccttcccctttcatccccctgcTCTACcacgtctaaagcaacagaagccaggaacattgagctgccagtcctgccctcctGTAACCCAGTTTCACTAATGACCAcgatgctccttgcattgaaatagatgcacctgagaacattttcaCCACATACAACCATTAACTTTTAACGGTGCATACAATTTTATAACCATTCTTTCCccccctccactcctctatctgctacCCCCCCAAACCCAGAGTATTACTAGCAAACTTTCACACAAGGATTTTAGTCCCCctccaattcagatgcaaaccttcccatcagcacaggtcccaccttccctgtaagagagcccaatgactcagaaatctgaagccctccctccttcatcatctctttagccatgtgttaagctgcattattatCCTATATCTAACCTCATTAGCATGTGGTACAGGTAGCAATCATGAGATCACAACTCTTCAACTTTGTACCCAACTTCCTGAGCTCTATTGACAGGACcacatcacccttcctacccacatcatcggaccacgacatctggccgctcaccctccctcttgagaatgccgtgaacttaaTCAGAGACATCCTGGTCacggcacctgggaggcaaagtACCATTCAGGATTCTCGATCTCTTCTACAGAACATCTCATCTGTTCCCCTATCAAATCCCCTGTCACTACATTTCAcctcttttcctcccttcccttcttagccagacCAGGGAACTGACCACCATGGCTTGTCCTGAGTAGGTTGTCCCCCTCTACAATATCCAAAACAGGAAATGTTATCGAGGGGAACGGTCACAGGACTACCCTACACTGACTGCCTATTCCTTTTCTCTCAactgactgtcacccagctaccttcctcctgcctcctagggaTGATTACTTCTTTGTACTCCTGTCCATCACCCCCTCAGGCTcctaaatgatctggagttcatccagttccagctCCAATTCCATAACATACTTTCTAAGGACCTGCAGCTGAatacacttctcacagatgaagttgaCAGGGATACTGTTGACATCCCTGACTATCCACACTGCAAGAGGAACATGTCCCTACCCTGGCTGCCATTTGTGCCTTCTTGCTAAATCCTGCTGTCCTTCTATAGGCCTCCCTTATCTCAACCTCTGCTCACCGAGCCAACTCTTACAGTGGTCACTCCACTTAAGCTCCATGACCTTTAATGGCTACAGCTAATGAGCCAATGGAAAAATTTAAACAAGCACCTACCTTTCCCGGTGCTTTTTAAATGCTCCTGCTCTCGTTCAAAGCCCACGCTCGCAACTCCTGTTGGGAAATTAGTCACAGTTGTAAAGTACTAGAGTAAGAGTTGTGATTGCTCAACATGCTTTACATTCAGAAGGGTAGTTTTACCATGAACTCCCGTCATTGACTGTGCACTATGAAACATGTTCTGTTAGAAATTCCTTGTTTTATCTTTTGCAGGTTAAATCTCCGAGAGCTGGGGCCCCTAGCGGCCCACATGCGTTGGTTCATTTGGATCATGGCAGCTGCTGGCACAATCTACGTCTTTTTGTACCATGAACAGTAAGTAACTTCTTAATAAAGGTAACAAATGAGAGGCTTCATCAATTGacctcccctccaccacccaAGGCCCTCTGCTTCAGCATCTCTCGAACCTCTATCATCGTGAACACTAGGACCCCAGCCACTTCAGATCCTGACTCAGGAGTAGCCCTATAATGAACTAACTAACTGCCCAATAACATAGGGGGTTCTTGAACTGGATCAATTATGGTGACTCAAGAAAAGCAGCTATTTCAAGGATAATGAGAGAATATGGTGAAAAGACTGAACAAATCAGGCAGTGCCTGCAGAGGTGAAAGCTCGTGGACCTGAAATCTCATTCCAAGGATTGTACCTGGCCagctcagcattttctgtttttatttccgaTTTCTAGCATCATGTGGATTAAATCCTGGTCCTATCAGAAGCATTCATTTTAAAAGGAAGCATTTAAAACTTCTTGGGATTGGTATGAAATTGTGTCAGACTGATGTACATTTTATAGAATCATTTGTGTTTATGTTTCACAGGTATAAGATTATCGAGCTTCTGTTTTACTTGACGATGGGATTTTCTCCAGCTGTGGTTGTAGCTTCAATGGTAGGTAGCTCAAATACTTCCCTCACATTGCTGTGCATAATTCACCAGCTCGCACACTGCTTCAGACTGTTGAGAGACTGATTTAGGCCAGCAAAACTCTTGCCACTCCCATTTACCAACTCGCTTCCATCCAGCTTAATTGCCCATGAATCCTGATGTTCTGTTTTATTCTATGCAGATTCCTTTAGTGAATTTCCAAAATACACGTTTTGAACATGAATTTTGTGGCCTATATGTGATAAATAACTTGTTTATGCTGATATTACTGATCTAGTTCTAAACCTCAATTAATCCCGAGTATTGTTGTCTTGTTGGTCTCTGACCATCTCCCATCTTTCCACGCACTTAGCTCTATCATTTTCCATGTCTTGTGGGTCATCACGACCAGAATGTTTCCATGCCAGTAGTTGCTCTGTGATAAGTGATTAAGCAGCAGTGGGTTTGGTTTAATGTTGCCCTCTCTTCTGATGCAGCCCAACACTGACGGTATCCAGGAGCTGATGTGGGGTGGCATGCTGTACTGCCTGGGAGTGGTGTTCTTCAAAAGTGATGGGATCATTCCTTTTGCCCACGCCATCTGGCACATCTTTGTGGCTTTAGCTGCGGCGGTGCACTATTATGCCATCTGGAAATACCTGTACCGGAGCACGGCATCACCGGCGTGGAAGGACTTCTAAGCAGCAGCTGTTTTTTCTTTGGTCGCAGAGTTTATTTAAACATGTTGGAAAGAGTCCATGGTGGGAATGGCCAGTTGAGGAGCATAAGGGAGCAACAGCTTTGCACCAGATGTTATCAGAGACCCTCCTGCTGCCATTCTCTGGGGCCTGATGTGACATTCAAACAGAGTTTGGGTAGGCAGGGTAGCGATGGACGGCCATCGATGCTGTT
This genomic window from Narcine bancroftii isolate sNarBan1 chromosome 3, sNarBan1.hap1, whole genome shotgun sequence contains:
- the LOC138759377 gene encoding monocyte to macrophage differentiation factor-like isoform X2, with the translated sequence MNNRPSANSRYQPTAYEHAANCYTHAFLIVPAIVGSTFLHRLSDDQWEKITAWMYGVGLCALFIVSTFFHIIAWKKSHLRTMEQCFHMCDRIVIYFFIASSYAPWLNLRELGPLAAHMRWFIWIMAAAGTIYVFLYHEQYKIIELLFYLTMGFSPAVVVASMPNTDGIQELMWGGMLYCLGVVFFKSDGIIPFAHAIWHIFVALAAAVHYYAIWKYLYRSTASPAWKDF
- the LOC138759377 gene encoding monocyte to macrophage differentiation factor-like isoform X4, giving the protein MLQTVIHMQLSDDQWEKITAWMYGVGLCALFIVSTFFHIIAWKKSHLRTMEQCFHMCDRIVIYFFIASSYAPWLNLRELGPLAAHMRWFIWIMAAAGTIYVFLYHEQYKIIELLFYLTMGFSPAVVVASMPNTDGIQELMWGGMLYCLGVVFFKSDGIIPFAHAIWHIFVALAAAVHYYAIWKYLYRSTASPAWKDF
- the LOC138759377 gene encoding monocyte to macrophage differentiation factor-like isoform X1, with product MGYFNPMSQIRFMNNRPSANSRYQPTAYEHAANCYTHAFLIVPAIVGSTFLHRLSDDQWEKITAWMYGVGLCALFIVSTFFHIIAWKKSHLRTMEQCFHMCDRIVIYFFIASSYAPWLNLRELGPLAAHMRWFIWIMAAAGTIYVFLYHEQYKIIELLFYLTMGFSPAVVVASMPNTDGIQELMWGGMLYCLGVVFFKSDGIIPFAHAIWHIFVALAAAVHYYAIWKYLYRSTASPAWKDF
- the LOC138759377 gene encoding monocyte to macrophage differentiation factor-like isoform X3, with amino-acid sequence MFSSQFLIVPAIVGSTFLHRLSDDQWEKITAWMYGVGLCALFIVSTFFHIIAWKKSHLRTMEQCFHMCDRIVIYFFIASSYAPWLNLRELGPLAAHMRWFIWIMAAAGTIYVFLYHEQYKIIELLFYLTMGFSPAVVVASMPNTDGIQELMWGGMLYCLGVVFFKSDGIIPFAHAIWHIFVALAAAVHYYAIWKYLYRSTASPAWKDF